The Parambassis ranga chromosome 4, fParRan2.1, whole genome shotgun sequence genome includes the window GGAGACACAATCAGTAAGCATCCAGTCCAGAGACCACATGCCATACTTCTACAGCACAGAGTTTGTGCAGTAGATAATTGTTTTCATACCAGCTCGCAGGAATAAGCTGCCTTCATGCACCAGGGATCTGATATCTGACATGGTGGGGTGAGGAGACTAGGATCTGACTTCAGTAAACTGTAAGCTGTCTTACCTCTTTGTGGAAACGATGTGTACAGTGAAGCTCTTGAACACCCCCTGCACTCTTACACATGTCATCATGACAGATCAGGCACCGCTTGTCATCGTCACtctgaaaaataacaaaaaaaactttcagtTAAACTCCACACCAAGGtacaagtgtgtttttaaatctttctCGTGTGGCTTTATTTACCAAAATGGTTACACAACAGTCATCTGTCTTATGGGTCTGTATGGGTTAGTTCACCCATAGTAACTTTAAATGAGAACAGTTTGCTGCCTTATACACCGGTGAGTTGAAATCCAACTCACACAACCTATTTTTAGTGGTTCTTAAATCACCATGTGTTTTCCCTGTTTTACTAATAATTAGGCAACTTAACTTCTATTTACATAAAAAATCACGGACAGTGTCCTCATATATTGATGGAAAAACATAAGTCTTTATGACTTGACATGACATCTGTTAAGTCACAATTATTAGTGATCAGTTAGTACATTTAGGTAATACTTTTTGTAATGCTCTTTAGGTGCTCTTTAATCTCTCTAATCTTCAAGAGCTTCGTGACACCTTAttggagaaagacagagaataCTTGGGTGATCTATTAAGCAACACATGGTTACTTTAAATTGACTTTGCCGTACTCTCACTTACCAGAGACACTGTGCTTTTGTCATTTAAGCAAAGTCTCTTCTCAAATGACTCTGTGAGCTCTGGGATGGGGGTGATGCGGTTCTCTGGAATGGCTGTCTTGGACCGGCCATTGTCGTCTGAGGAGGAACCACGGGCTCTCAGGTGGGGCCTGACCTCCCAATTCTCTTCTCTGGTTTTGATGTGGCTGGGAGTGGGTGCCATTGTTGCTATGTGGAGCTTGTTTAACTTCATGGCATCTAATTGTGACTGTGGATTACACATAAACAGAACTGTTGTATGTCCATATTTACAATGTAGCTGGGAAAAAATGTTTACTCGCTCACTAATTAAT containing:
- the lnp1 gene encoding leukemia NUP98 fusion partner 1; this encodes MDNDEDDDGNFTKWMSSYWGHGAQGVNSRERKRSFRRSRRSQADRRASLPTVSQLDAMKLNKLHIATMAPTPSHIKTREENWEVRPHLRARGSSSDDNGRSKTAIPENRITPIPELTESFEKRLCLNDKSTVSLSDDDKRCLICHDDMCKSAGGVQELHCTHRFHKECMAQWLWKKQTCPTCRVHVSMTKPLYWSSSRTTVP